The Daucus carota subsp. sativus chromosome 9, DH1 v3.0, whole genome shotgun sequence genome window below encodes:
- the LOC108202496 gene encoding disease resistance protein RPV1-like has protein sequence MPKQESVDSSSDKYKYDAFLSFRGEDTHKTFTDHLYTALVNEGLIVFRDNEEIERGETIKSELEESIQESRSWIIVFSENYVFSSWCLDELVMILQCRNNSKRLLLPIFYHVDPSDIRKQSGSVSQAFYMHEEKFKREGDDTTRSELVHKIKRWRTALAQVADLAGMTFPHGTNGHEAEFIKDIVKRVSDKVAFNILSITPHLVGIKATAEAINSWIRNGSNDVEVFALYGIGGVGKTTIAKYVYNMNFQLFEGCSFLENIREYSERWDGLVCLQRQLLADISKGNTPTINNINDGICKIQRAVRLRKLLIVLDDVDQVEQLDAVFGMREYFHPGSKIILTTRDVDLLKAREPCTRHAVETLNLQDSSELFSRHAFRESCPPEYYKKHSQKILKQSEGLPLALEVLGAYVRDKVLDVWRSAIEKLEVIPHHKIQKILQISYDSLEQDCDRDLFLDIACFFCGEAMSRVVMILDERKYQTRIAIEKLIDRCLLKIEFGNLTMHHLIQSMGREIIRQQSPKEPGERSRLWHYKDSLEVLKDKTGTRAIEGLALELNRANVCQVELRTSAFSRMHKLRLLKLDNVRLNGGYEDFPKKLEWLYWLECPLKALPEGFPSTSLVVIEMQRSKLQKLGQGSMLFKSLKFLDLSHSHDLVKSPNFAELIALEQLIVEDCVSLVEIDESIGMAAGLVLLNLKDCKLLKTLPKNIGMLKFLETLIISGCSNLDKLPAEMKHMESLKAFLADGIDFGSSSKTTVENKTWRDFIWGWVPKTPQLSLTSLPSEGITKLSLVNCNLHDYDFPKDLFFGHSVEFLDLSKNPIRFLPDCFKGLKRLKTLQTEKCKQLQALEGIPNMLKLISAGSCRLLEKITFNGPFKFSFDTVNVFKCEKLIEMQSLYKMVPIGEIDSKFINSCGIFDVEAIKKIQMTLMIVFTAGGTWPIQGIFEDTPYGNKIFNIFYPGSSVPTGFTCQHKAYSISFTVSHSKLKCLNICVVLKSSPEVYLVIHNRSKDKIILYDRCCYGMAERGGDMTWLSHWTFGSHEMGPGDEVNVSVWWVWTGYNYEPPKEIGVNVVYEEGPEEASVDEYVIPVGAEPDQHYGATQVYFLGNRDRGIPSYIPGRIDEILTDCLITTLQ, from the exons ATGCCGAAACAGGAGTCAGTTGATTCATCATCTGACAAGTACAAGTATGATGCTTTTTTGAGTTTTAGAGGTGAAGACACACACAAAACCTTTACAGATCACCTCTACACTGCTCTAGTAAATGAAGGTTTAATCGTATTCAGAGATAATGAGGAAATTGAGAGGGGAGAGACTATTAAATCTGAGTTAGAAGAAAGTATTCAGGAGTCCAGAAGTTGGATAATTGTATTCTCAGAGAACTATGTGTTCTCCAGTTGGTGCCTTGACGAACTTGTGATGATTCTCCAGTGCAGGAACAACTCAAAACGTCTTCTACTGCCTATTTTTTACCATGTTGACCCATCCGATATTCGTAAACAATCTGGTTCTGTTTCTCAAGCATTTTATATGCATGAAGAGAAGTTCAAGAGAGAAGGGGATGATACAACAAGGAGTGAGTTGGTGCACAAAATAAAGCGATGGAGGACGGCTCTTGCCCAGGTTGCTGACTTGGCAGGCATGACGTTTCCGCATGGAACAAATGG GCACGAAGCCGAATTTATCAAGGATATAGTCAAGCGCGTCAGTGATAAAGTGGCTTTTAACATCTTAAGTATAACACCACATCTTGTCGGAATCAAAGCTACAGCAGAGGCCATAAATTCATGGATAAGAAATGGTTCCAACGATGTGGAAGTGTTTGCACTCTATGGTATCGGTGGAGTGGGAAAGACGACCATTGCAAAATACGTTTATAACATGAACTTCCAATTATTTGAAGGCTGCAGTTTCTTAGAAAATATAAGAGAATACTCTGAAAGGTGGGATGGTTTGGTTTGTTTGCAAAGACAGCTTCTTGCGGATATATCTAAGGGAAACACCCCAACCATCAACAATATTAATGATGGCATTTGTAAGATACAAAGAGCTGTTCGTCTTAGGAAACTGCTGATAGTCTTGGATGATGTAGATCAAGTTGAACAATTAGATGCAGTCTTTGGGATGCGAGAGTATTTCCACCCTGGAAGCAAGATCATCCTCACAACTCGGGATGTAGATTTGCTGAAAGCTCGTGAACCTTGTACAAGACATGCTGTGGAAACACTGAATCTTCAGGATTCCTCAGAGCTGTTCAGCCGCCATGCATTCCGAGAGAGTTGCCCACCAGAATATTACAAAAAGCACTCACAGAAGATATTAAAGCAAAGTGAAGGTCTCCCTTTAGCCCTTGAAGTTTTAGGTGCTTATGTACGTGACAAAGTGTTGGATGTTTGGAGAAGTGCGATAGAGAAATTGGAAGTAATTCCTCACCACAAAATTCAGAAAATATTGCAAATAAGCTATGATTCTTTGGAGCAGGACTGTGATAGAGATTTATTCCTTGATATTGCATGTTTCTTTTGTGGAGAGGCCATGTCACGGGTGGTCATGATATTGGATGAACGCAAATATCAGACAAGAATTGCAATTGAAAAACTTATTGATAGATGTCTGTTGaaaattgaatttggaaaccTCACAATGCATCATTTAATTCAGAGCATGGGTAGAGAAATTATCCGCCAGCAATCACCAAAAGAACCAGGGGAACGAAGTAGACTGTGGCATTATAAAGACTCCCTCGAagtattaaaagataaaaca GGAACTAGAGCAATTGAAGGCTTAGCACTGGAATTGAATAGGGCTAATGTATGTCAGGTGGAGTTGAGAACATCAGCTTTCTCCAGGATGCACAAGCTTAGACTACTTAAGCTTGATAATGTGCGGCTAAATGGTGGTTACGAGGACTTCCCTAAAAAGTTGGAATGGTTATATTGGCTTGAATGCCCTTTAAAAGCTTTACCCGAAGGCTTTCCTTCAACTAGCCTAGTCGTAATTGAGATGCAAAGAAGTAAATTGCAAAAACTGGGGCAGGGAAGCATG CTTTTTAAATCACTCAAGTTTCTTGATCTGAGTCACTCCCATGACCTCGTGAAAAGTCCCAACTTTGCAGAACTCATTGCTCTAGAGCAATTGATAGTCGAAGATTGTGTGAGTTTAGTCGAGATTGACGAGTCTATTGGAATGGCTGCTGGACTTGTGCTGTTAAATTTAAAGGACTGCAAACTTTTGAAGACGCTTCCGAAGAATATTGGCATGCTGAAGTTTCTGGAAACACTAATCATCTCAGGATGTTCAAACCTTGACAAGCTTCCTGCAGAGATGAAACACATGGAATCTTTAAAAGCTTTTCTTGCTGATGGAATTGATTTTGGTAGTTCAAGCAAAACAACTGTGGAAAATAAAACATGGCGAGATTTCATCTGGGGTTGGGTTCCAAAAACTCCTCAACTCTCGTTGACTTCGTTACCGTCCGAAGGCATTACTAAATTGAGTCTGGTGAATTGCAATCTCCATGATTATGATTTTCCCAAGGATTTATTTTTCGGACACTCAGTGGAGTTCTTAGACTTGAGCAAGAACCCAATCCGCTTCTTACCAGATTGCTTTAAAGGCCTGAAAAGGCTCAAGACTCTCCAGACAGAAAAATGCAAGCAGCTTCAAGCACTCGAAGGTATACCAAACATGTTAAAGCTCATTAGTGCCGGTTCTTGCCgattattagaaaaaattacGTTCAATGGGCCGTTTAAGTTTTCTTTTGATACTGTTAACGTATTCAAATGCGAGAAACTAATAGAGATGCAAAGTTTGTACAAGATGGTACCGATAGGAGAAATAGACTCAAAATTCATTAACAGTTGTGGTATTTTTGATGTGGAAGCGATAAAGAAAATCCAAATGACGTTAATGATTGTGTTCACAGCAGGCGGAACATGGCCAATCCAG GGAATATTTGAGGATACGCCTTATGGTAACAAGATATTCAACATATTTTACCCAGGGAGCAGTGTACCGACAGGTTTCACTTGTCAACACAAAGCATATTCGATATCCTTTACCGTATCTCATTCTAAACTCAAATGCTTAAACATCTGCGTGGTCCTGAAATCTTCTCCCGAGGTATATCTGGTAATCCATAACAGAAGCAAGGACAAGATAATCTTATATGATCGATGTTGTTATGGCATGGCTGAACGAGGTGGAGATATGACATGGTTAAGCCATTGGACATTTGGCAGTCACGAAATGGGACCTGGAGATGAGGTCAATGTATCAGTATGGTGGGTATGGACAGGCTACAATTATGAACCTCCCAAAGAGATAGGCGTGAATGTGGTATATGAAGAAGGGCCAGAAGAGGCAAGTGTTGATGAGTATGTCATCCCAGTGGGAGCAGAGCCAGATCAACATTATGGAGCCACACAAGTATACTTCCTTGGTAACCGTGATAGAGGGATTCCATCTTATATTCCGGGAAGAATTGATGAGATACTCACCGACTGTTTGATCACAACTTTACAGTGA